The Rhododendron vialii isolate Sample 1 chromosome 8a, ASM3025357v1 genome has a window encoding:
- the LOC131336119 gene encoding transcription termination factor MTERF5, chloroplastic-like isoform X2, whose product MQAFPAVRSSDLSSLPGAGAAFFIPRTQVNFPKKLFFCRAKFCNAELPSLGGGPANLVVAEKEEAKAVLTLFLKKQGLSKAVAARTISKSALFINHLVSRLHSVHKNRYLVGQELTTLEIRDALNPYLETLYKEYGDILVDVVENFPNPPIEERSIENLSVSPLEEGSVVPVPAPITTLKSKKLRALARLTDDGSTGKPPPHIIYLTEIGMEMEVIKEVTRKFPNFAYYSLDGKIKPLVEFLLDLGVPKSYIPTILSKRPQLCGLSLSENLIPTMTYLENLGMDKKQWTKAISRFPALLTYSRQNLESTINLLYELGLPAENLGKVLTRGPQIIGHSTVNIKATAQYFHSLGVDVGSLLHKYPQTFGLNIEATLKPVTAFFLERGFCTADIAQMISTYGALYTLSLSDNMRPKWEFFLTMCYPKSDLVKFPQYFGYSLDVRIKPRYATMVASGVTLSLNVLLSHSDDDFDRFLKRKMEKNAG is encoded by the exons atgcaagctTTCCCTGCCGTAAGGTCCTCCGACCTTTCATCTCTACCAGGAGCAGGAGCAGCTTTTTTCATACCCAG GACTCAAGTCAATTTTCCCAAGAAACTGTTCTTCTGCCGTGCTAAGTTTT GTAACGCTGAGTTGCCCAGCTTAGGAGGCGGCCCAGCAAATTTGGTGGTagcagaaaaagaagaagccaagGCTGTATTGACCTTGTTTTTGAAGAAACAAGGTTTGAGCAAGGCGGTTGCAGCAAGAACTATCAGCAAATCAGCTCTATTTATTAATCACCTTGTTTCAAGACTTCATTCAGTTCATAAAAATCGGTATCTAGTAG GGCAAGAGCTTACAACTCTTGAGATCAGGGATGCTTTAAATCCATACCTTGAAACCCTCTACAAGGAGTATGGAGACATTCTGGTGGATGtagttgaaaattttcctaatcCACCCATTGAAGAAAGATCAATAGAAAATTTATCAGTTTCGCCTTTAGAAGAAGGATCGGTTGTGCCGGTTCCAGCCCCTATTACCACCCTCAAGTCTAAGAAGTTAAGAGCCTTGGCTAGATTGACTGACGACGGTTCCACTGGGAAGCCTCCTCCACATATTATCTACCTCACTGAAATTGGCATGGAAATGGAGGTGATCAAAGAAGTGACACGGAAGTTTCCTAACTTTGCTTACTACAGTTTGGATGGGAAAATTAAGCCTTTGGTTGAATTCCTACTTGATCTTGGGGTACCCAAATCCTATATCCCCACCATTCTCAGCAAAAGGCCCCAACTCTGTGGACTCAGTCTGTCAGAAAACTTAATACCCACTATGACATATTTAGAGAACTTAGGCATGGACAAGAAACAGTGGACAAAGGCAATTAGCCGATTCCCTGCGCTTCTCACTTATAGCAGGCAGAACTTGGAATCAACTATTAATCTTCTTTATGAATTGGGGCTTCCAGCCGAAAACCTGGGTAAGGTTCTAACGCGTGGCCCACAGATCATAGGTCATAGTACGGTGAACATAAAGGCTACAGCTCAGTACTTCCATTCTCTTGGGGTTGATGTTGGCAGTCTTCTCCACAAATATCCGCAAACTTTTGGTCTAAACATTGAGGCCACTTTGAAACCTGTGACGGCGTTTTTCTTGGAGAGGGGATTCTGTACTGCGGATATTGCACAAATGATTTCCACTTATGGAGCTCTGTATACTCTAAGCTTGTCGGATAACATGAGACCCAAGTGGGAGTTTTTTTTGACAATGTGCTACCCGAAATCTGATCTGGTTAAATTTCCTCAGTATTTTGGGTACAGTTTGGATGTGAGGATTAAACCTAGGTATGCAACTATGGTGGCAAGTGGAGTAACATTGAGTCTGAACGTGTTGCTCTCTCATTCGGATGATGACTTCGATAGGTTTTTGAAacgaaaaatggagaaaaatgcTGGATGA
- the LOC131336119 gene encoding transcription termination factor MTERF5, chloroplastic-like isoform X3, whose protein sequence is MQAFPAVRSSDLSSLPGAGAAFFIPRTQVNFPKKLFFCRAKFSHSGNAELPSLGGGPANLVVAEKEEAKAVLTLFLKKQGQELTTLEIRDALNPYLETLYKEYGDILVDVVENFPNPPIEERSIENLSVSPLEEGSVVPVPAPITTLKSKKLRALARLTDDGSTGKPPPHIIYLTEIGMEMEVIKEVTRKFPNFAYYSLDGKIKPLVEFLLDLGVPKSYIPTILSKRPQLCGLSLSENLIPTMTYLENLGMDKKQWTKAISRFPALLTYSRQNLESTINLLYELGLPAENLGKVLTRGPQIIGHSTVNIKATAQYFHSLGVDVGSLLHKYPQTFGLNIEATLKPVTAFFLERGFCTADIAQMISTYGALYTLSLSDNMRPKWEFFLTMCYPKSDLVKFPQYFGYSLDVRIKPRYATMVASGVTLSLNVLLSHSDDDFDRFLKRKMEKNAG, encoded by the exons atgcaagctTTCCCTGCCGTAAGGTCCTCCGACCTTTCATCTCTACCAGGAGCAGGAGCAGCTTTTTTCATACCCAG GACTCAAGTCAATTTTCCCAAGAAACTGTTCTTCTGCCGTGCTAAGTTTT CTCACTCAGGTAACGCTGAGTTGCCCAGCTTAGGAGGCGGCCCAGCAAATTTGGTGGTagcagaaaaagaagaagccaagGCTGTATTGACCTTGTTTTTGAAGAAACAAG GGCAAGAGCTTACAACTCTTGAGATCAGGGATGCTTTAAATCCATACCTTGAAACCCTCTACAAGGAGTATGGAGACATTCTGGTGGATGtagttgaaaattttcctaatcCACCCATTGAAGAAAGATCAATAGAAAATTTATCAGTTTCGCCTTTAGAAGAAGGATCGGTTGTGCCGGTTCCAGCCCCTATTACCACCCTCAAGTCTAAGAAGTTAAGAGCCTTGGCTAGATTGACTGACGACGGTTCCACTGGGAAGCCTCCTCCACATATTATCTACCTCACTGAAATTGGCATGGAAATGGAGGTGATCAAAGAAGTGACACGGAAGTTTCCTAACTTTGCTTACTACAGTTTGGATGGGAAAATTAAGCCTTTGGTTGAATTCCTACTTGATCTTGGGGTACCCAAATCCTATATCCCCACCATTCTCAGCAAAAGGCCCCAACTCTGTGGACTCAGTCTGTCAGAAAACTTAATACCCACTATGACATATTTAGAGAACTTAGGCATGGACAAGAAACAGTGGACAAAGGCAATTAGCCGATTCCCTGCGCTTCTCACTTATAGCAGGCAGAACTTGGAATCAACTATTAATCTTCTTTATGAATTGGGGCTTCCAGCCGAAAACCTGGGTAAGGTTCTAACGCGTGGCCCACAGATCATAGGTCATAGTACGGTGAACATAAAGGCTACAGCTCAGTACTTCCATTCTCTTGGGGTTGATGTTGGCAGTCTTCTCCACAAATATCCGCAAACTTTTGGTCTAAACATTGAGGCCACTTTGAAACCTGTGACGGCGTTTTTCTTGGAGAGGGGATTCTGTACTGCGGATATTGCACAAATGATTTCCACTTATGGAGCTCTGTATACTCTAAGCTTGTCGGATAACATGAGACCCAAGTGGGAGTTTTTTTTGACAATGTGCTACCCGAAATCTGATCTGGTTAAATTTCCTCAGTATTTTGGGTACAGTTTGGATGTGAGGATTAAACCTAGGTATGCAACTATGGTGGCAAGTGGAGTAACATTGAGTCTGAACGTGTTGCTCTCTCATTCGGATGATGACTTCGATAGGTTTTTGAAacgaaaaatggagaaaaatgcTGGATGA
- the LOC131336119 gene encoding transcription termination factor MTERF5, chloroplastic-like isoform X4 yields MQAFPAVRSSDLSSLPGAGAAFFIPRTQVNFPKKLFFCRAKFCNAELPSLGGGPANLVVAEKEEAKAVLTLFLKKQGQELTTLEIRDALNPYLETLYKEYGDILVDVVENFPNPPIEERSIENLSVSPLEEGSVVPVPAPITTLKSKKLRALARLTDDGSTGKPPPHIIYLTEIGMEMEVIKEVTRKFPNFAYYSLDGKIKPLVEFLLDLGVPKSYIPTILSKRPQLCGLSLSENLIPTMTYLENLGMDKKQWTKAISRFPALLTYSRQNLESTINLLYELGLPAENLGKVLTRGPQIIGHSTVNIKATAQYFHSLGVDVGSLLHKYPQTFGLNIEATLKPVTAFFLERGFCTADIAQMISTYGALYTLSLSDNMRPKWEFFLTMCYPKSDLVKFPQYFGYSLDVRIKPRYATMVASGVTLSLNVLLSHSDDDFDRFLKRKMEKNAG; encoded by the exons atgcaagctTTCCCTGCCGTAAGGTCCTCCGACCTTTCATCTCTACCAGGAGCAGGAGCAGCTTTTTTCATACCCAG GACTCAAGTCAATTTTCCCAAGAAACTGTTCTTCTGCCGTGCTAAGTTTT GTAACGCTGAGTTGCCCAGCTTAGGAGGCGGCCCAGCAAATTTGGTGGTagcagaaaaagaagaagccaagGCTGTATTGACCTTGTTTTTGAAGAAACAAG GGCAAGAGCTTACAACTCTTGAGATCAGGGATGCTTTAAATCCATACCTTGAAACCCTCTACAAGGAGTATGGAGACATTCTGGTGGATGtagttgaaaattttcctaatcCACCCATTGAAGAAAGATCAATAGAAAATTTATCAGTTTCGCCTTTAGAAGAAGGATCGGTTGTGCCGGTTCCAGCCCCTATTACCACCCTCAAGTCTAAGAAGTTAAGAGCCTTGGCTAGATTGACTGACGACGGTTCCACTGGGAAGCCTCCTCCACATATTATCTACCTCACTGAAATTGGCATGGAAATGGAGGTGATCAAAGAAGTGACACGGAAGTTTCCTAACTTTGCTTACTACAGTTTGGATGGGAAAATTAAGCCTTTGGTTGAATTCCTACTTGATCTTGGGGTACCCAAATCCTATATCCCCACCATTCTCAGCAAAAGGCCCCAACTCTGTGGACTCAGTCTGTCAGAAAACTTAATACCCACTATGACATATTTAGAGAACTTAGGCATGGACAAGAAACAGTGGACAAAGGCAATTAGCCGATTCCCTGCGCTTCTCACTTATAGCAGGCAGAACTTGGAATCAACTATTAATCTTCTTTATGAATTGGGGCTTCCAGCCGAAAACCTGGGTAAGGTTCTAACGCGTGGCCCACAGATCATAGGTCATAGTACGGTGAACATAAAGGCTACAGCTCAGTACTTCCATTCTCTTGGGGTTGATGTTGGCAGTCTTCTCCACAAATATCCGCAAACTTTTGGTCTAAACATTGAGGCCACTTTGAAACCTGTGACGGCGTTTTTCTTGGAGAGGGGATTCTGTACTGCGGATATTGCACAAATGATTTCCACTTATGGAGCTCTGTATACTCTAAGCTTGTCGGATAACATGAGACCCAAGTGGGAGTTTTTTTTGACAATGTGCTACCCGAAATCTGATCTGGTTAAATTTCCTCAGTATTTTGGGTACAGTTTGGATGTGAGGATTAAACCTAGGTATGCAACTATGGTGGCAAGTGGAGTAACATTGAGTCTGAACGTGTTGCTCTCTCATTCGGATGATGACTTCGATAGGTTTTTGAAacgaaaaatggagaaaaatgcTGGATGA
- the LOC131336119 gene encoding transcription termination factor MTERF5, chloroplastic-like isoform X1: MQAFPAVRSSDLSSLPGAGAAFFIPRTQVNFPKKLFFCRAKFSHSGNAELPSLGGGPANLVVAEKEEAKAVLTLFLKKQGLSKAVAARTISKSALFINHLVSRLHSVHKNRYLVGQELTTLEIRDALNPYLETLYKEYGDILVDVVENFPNPPIEERSIENLSVSPLEEGSVVPVPAPITTLKSKKLRALARLTDDGSTGKPPPHIIYLTEIGMEMEVIKEVTRKFPNFAYYSLDGKIKPLVEFLLDLGVPKSYIPTILSKRPQLCGLSLSENLIPTMTYLENLGMDKKQWTKAISRFPALLTYSRQNLESTINLLYELGLPAENLGKVLTRGPQIIGHSTVNIKATAQYFHSLGVDVGSLLHKYPQTFGLNIEATLKPVTAFFLERGFCTADIAQMISTYGALYTLSLSDNMRPKWEFFLTMCYPKSDLVKFPQYFGYSLDVRIKPRYATMVASGVTLSLNVLLSHSDDDFDRFLKRKMEKNAG; this comes from the exons atgcaagctTTCCCTGCCGTAAGGTCCTCCGACCTTTCATCTCTACCAGGAGCAGGAGCAGCTTTTTTCATACCCAG GACTCAAGTCAATTTTCCCAAGAAACTGTTCTTCTGCCGTGCTAAGTTTT CTCACTCAGGTAACGCTGAGTTGCCCAGCTTAGGAGGCGGCCCAGCAAATTTGGTGGTagcagaaaaagaagaagccaagGCTGTATTGACCTTGTTTTTGAAGAAACAAGGTTTGAGCAAGGCGGTTGCAGCAAGAACTATCAGCAAATCAGCTCTATTTATTAATCACCTTGTTTCAAGACTTCATTCAGTTCATAAAAATCGGTATCTAGTAG GGCAAGAGCTTACAACTCTTGAGATCAGGGATGCTTTAAATCCATACCTTGAAACCCTCTACAAGGAGTATGGAGACATTCTGGTGGATGtagttgaaaattttcctaatcCACCCATTGAAGAAAGATCAATAGAAAATTTATCAGTTTCGCCTTTAGAAGAAGGATCGGTTGTGCCGGTTCCAGCCCCTATTACCACCCTCAAGTCTAAGAAGTTAAGAGCCTTGGCTAGATTGACTGACGACGGTTCCACTGGGAAGCCTCCTCCACATATTATCTACCTCACTGAAATTGGCATGGAAATGGAGGTGATCAAAGAAGTGACACGGAAGTTTCCTAACTTTGCTTACTACAGTTTGGATGGGAAAATTAAGCCTTTGGTTGAATTCCTACTTGATCTTGGGGTACCCAAATCCTATATCCCCACCATTCTCAGCAAAAGGCCCCAACTCTGTGGACTCAGTCTGTCAGAAAACTTAATACCCACTATGACATATTTAGAGAACTTAGGCATGGACAAGAAACAGTGGACAAAGGCAATTAGCCGATTCCCTGCGCTTCTCACTTATAGCAGGCAGAACTTGGAATCAACTATTAATCTTCTTTATGAATTGGGGCTTCCAGCCGAAAACCTGGGTAAGGTTCTAACGCGTGGCCCACAGATCATAGGTCATAGTACGGTGAACATAAAGGCTACAGCTCAGTACTTCCATTCTCTTGGGGTTGATGTTGGCAGTCTTCTCCACAAATATCCGCAAACTTTTGGTCTAAACATTGAGGCCACTTTGAAACCTGTGACGGCGTTTTTCTTGGAGAGGGGATTCTGTACTGCGGATATTGCACAAATGATTTCCACTTATGGAGCTCTGTATACTCTAAGCTTGTCGGATAACATGAGACCCAAGTGGGAGTTTTTTTTGACAATGTGCTACCCGAAATCTGATCTGGTTAAATTTCCTCAGTATTTTGGGTACAGTTTGGATGTGAGGATTAAACCTAGGTATGCAACTATGGTGGCAAGTGGAGTAACATTGAGTCTGAACGTGTTGCTCTCTCATTCGGATGATGACTTCGATAGGTTTTTGAAacgaaaaatggagaaaaatgcTGGATGA